Proteins encoded by one window of Paenibacillus urinalis:
- a CDS encoding polysaccharide deacetylase family protein: MPSTATYYRQAGLIILSLLVLLTGCSTAKKDTITNDPNVNPDPVVQRYEGEKSQEIPYVYTGRRELSLTFNGMGDKETMDRLLDELDKYKIKATFFLPGMRVAEEPDIAQAIVDRGHEIENNLLNQLDITDMNYNDIYQEVKLANEVIKEHTGAEPVYVRTRSGDIPEDLALAAAHLGMKAVVSYSINPKDRDMKSAEEIGEYVERYIHRGGIITLNTDINPEIVESIKYIAAAAEDIGYKLIPLRELAENGGVRKPLEEIPGYDAAKINPDYENAEYELIYKVKTDKKQVALTLDDWATDKTVTQFLDILAEKKVHATFFLRARGVVDNPNLARAIIEEGHDVANHTYTHPVVTSLTAEELQEEIVKAHEVLTEAIQQQPLMLFRPPTGAIDAQSAKVIAATGYEHIAMYDVTAMDWDVSHSADDIVNMVMDQTENGSIILLHILDGIHSVEALPRIIDQLRAKGYTFVSLVDLMEQNKTWINSDEVK; this comes from the coding sequence ATGCCAAGCACAGCTACATATTACAGGCAGGCCGGACTGATCATTCTGTCTCTGCTGGTTCTGCTGACAGGATGCAGCACTGCGAAGAAGGACACAATCACGAACGATCCAAATGTAAATCCGGATCCTGTCGTGCAGCGTTATGAAGGAGAGAAGAGTCAGGAGATTCCCTATGTATATACAGGACGCAGAGAGCTCTCACTGACCTTTAACGGAATGGGTGACAAGGAGACGATGGATCGCCTGCTGGATGAGCTGGACAAGTACAAGATTAAGGCTACTTTTTTCCTGCCCGGCATGAGGGTCGCAGAGGAGCCGGATATTGCTCAGGCGATTGTGGACAGGGGACATGAAATTGAGAATAATCTGCTGAATCAGCTAGATATCACCGATATGAATTACAACGATATCTATCAGGAGGTTAAGCTCGCGAATGAGGTGATTAAGGAGCATACGGGTGCTGAGCCCGTTTACGTCCGTACCAGATCCGGAGATATTCCTGAAGATCTCGCCCTGGCTGCAGCTCATCTGGGGATGAAGGCAGTGGTCAGCTACAGCATTAATCCGAAGGATCGGGATATGAAGAGCGCAGAGGAGATTGGTGAATATGTAGAGCGTTATATTCATCGGGGCGGGATTATTACTTTAAATACCGATATCAATCCTGAGATTGTTGAATCGATTAAGTATATTGCGGCAGCCGCGGAGGATATCGGCTATAAGTTAATTCCACTTAGAGAACTGGCAGAGAATGGCGGAGTCCGTAAGCCGCTTGAGGAAATACCCGGCTATGATGCAGCTAAGATCAATCCGGATTATGAGAACGCCGAATACGAGCTGATATATAAGGTCAAGACCGACAAGAAGCAGGTGGCTCTGACACTGGATGACTGGGCCACCGATAAGACAGTAACCCAATTTCTTGATATCCTGGCCGAGAAAAAAGTACATGCTACCTTTTTTCTGCGAGCCAGAGGCGTAGTAGATAATCCCAATCTGGCTCGTGCAATCATTGAAGAGGGACATGATGTTGCGAATCATACGTATACGCATCCGGTTGTTACCTCGCTGACAGCAGAGGAATTGCAGGAGGAAATTGTGAAAGCTCATGAGGTGTTGACGGAGGCAATCCAACAGCAGCCGCTGATGCTCTTCCGTCCGCCTACGGGAGCGATCGATGCTCAGAGTGCCAAGGTGATTGCTGCGACAGGATATGAGCACATTGCGATGTACGATGTGACAGCAATGGATTGGGACGTATCCCATTCTGCAGACGACATTGTGAATATGGTTATGGACCAAACGGAAAATGGCAGCATTATTCTGCTTCACATCCTGGATGGTATTCACTCTGTTGAAGCTCTTCCAAGGATTATTGATCAGCTGCGAGCCAAAGGGTATACATTTGTCAGCTTGGTAGATTTAATGGAACAGAACAAAACATGGATAAACAGTGATGAGGTAAAATAA